Genomic window (Candidatus Desulfofervidus auxilii):
AACGATTTATAGCCTCTAAATGATGAGCAGTTTCTATTTTCGGGAGTTTTTTGCCTAAGATCTCAGATTTTTCTAATCCAATAGCTTCTATTGCTGCCTTATTTGCTTCTAAAATTGTCAAATCTTTGTCAAAAATAATTATGCCAAAAGAAAAGGCATCTAAAATAGAACTAATTAATATCTTTAAATTTATGGCTTCTTTGTTTAAAAAATCCCGCCCTTCCATTTGTACTCTATAGCATAATTAAAAGAACGTGCCTTTTTACTCAAACTTAATTAATTTGTCAACCGAATTTTTAAATTTTGAAGTCTTTGATGCCACTGCCAAGCTGTCTCAATGGTAGTTTTAAAATCAAATTGAGGATGCCAACCTAGAATAGACTTTGCCTTTTGACTACTGGCAATAAGGACTGGAGGGTCACCAAAACGGCGTTTCCAGGCAATGGTTTTTATTTTTTTTCCTGTAACTTTTTCTACCTCCTTAATAACTTCTTTAACTGAATATCCCCTTTCTGTCCCTAAATTAAAAACATCACTTTTATTTGTTGCTAATAAATATTCTAATGCCAAAATATGAGCATCTGTTAAATCTTTAACATGAATATAATCTCTTATACATGTTCCATCAGGAGTAGGATAATCAGTGCCAAAAATCTTTATATTTTCACTATTTCCTATAGCAACATCCAATATTAAAGGTATTAAATGTGTTTCGGGCTCATGCCATTCACCAATTTCTCCATCTGGATCAGCCCCAGCAGCATTAAAATAACGAAGAGAAATATATCTTAAACCATATGCATGATGATAATCTTCAAGTATTTTTTCTATCATGAATTTTGTTCGACCATAAGGGCTTATTGGATTTTGTGGATGATTTTCAGGAATAGGAATCTCTTGAGGTTCACCATAAATAGCGCATGTGGAAGAAAAAATAAAATAATTTATTCCAAAATCAAGCATAATATTAAGAAGATTTAAAGTATTTTTCAAATTATTCACATAATATTTCTTTGGATCACTTACAGATTCTCCCACATAAGTAAAAGCAGCAAAATGCATTACTGCCTTAATAGGATTATTCTTAAAAATCTGCTTTAATTTTTCAGTATCATTTAAGTCCGCTAAAACAAATTTTCCCCAACGAACAAATTCCCTATGCCCATAAACAAGATTATCAATTACCAAAGTTTCATACCCTTTTTTATAAAGCATCTTATTCACATGCGAACCAATATAACCAGCCCCACCAGTAATAAGGATCATCTATTCTACCTTTTCAATCAATGAATGATGAAGC
Coding sequences:
- the galE gene encoding UDP-glucose 4-epimerase GalE; this translates as MILITGGAGYIGSHVNKMLYKKGYETLVIDNLVYGHREFVRWGKFVLADLNDTEKLKQIFKNNPIKAVMHFAAFTYVGESVSDPKKYYVNNLKNTLNLLNIMLDFGINYFIFSSTCAIYGEPQEIPIPENHPQNPISPYGRTKFMIEKILEDYHHAYGLRYISLRYFNAAGADPDGEIGEWHEPETHLIPLILDVAIGNSENIKIFGTDYPTPDGTCIRDYIHVKDLTDAHILALEYLLATNKSDVFNLGTERGYSVKEVIKEVEKVTGKKIKTIAWKRRFGDPPVLIASSQKAKSILGWHPQFDFKTTIETAWQWHQRLQNLKIRLTN